The window CCCCCTCCCGGGGCGGCCACTGGGTCCTCTCTCTAAGCCGCATGTAGGGGCGGAGCGCGCTGTTAGTCTCTGCTGGCCAATCGGCGCCCGGTCGCCCCTGCATTGGCCAAGCCTCTGTGAGTTCAGCCAATGAACGGGGGATGTCGTCATGGGCCGGAGAACAGAGGTCACGTGTGCCCGGCTCTCCAGCCAATAGGAGGCCAGCAATCGGGTGCGCAGGGGAAGGCACGTGCGGCCCCGCACGTGTCCGGTGGGGGGTAGGGGCGGGCCCTGCCTGGGAGAGGCGGAGGAGGGAAGAGTAGCCCAGGTGCTCCGGGGAGAGTCTCGGCCGGAGCTGCAGGCGCTGGTGAGTACTTGGCGGCCCGCGGCGCCAGCCGGCCAGGGGTGGGCTCGGGGAGGAGGCGGTGAGCCGGACCGCGACCCTGGGTGGGGAGGCGTGTCGCGAGCGGGACGCGCGGGAGCCCCCGGCCGGAGAGCCTGGTGCAAGCTCGCCCCAGACCCGGGAAGACTCGGGCTGGCAGCCCCGGGAGAGGGGATGCGAGTGGGAGGACAGATGAGGCGCTGGAGCTGATCAGAAATCCGCCTTTCGACTTCGGGGGGAAAAGGACAGAGGAGCCTCCATCATCCTGGAGGCGGCTGCTCCGGGGGAGCTTTTGAGTCACTCCCGGCCCTTCTAGCACGGATGACAGGGTGACTTTGCTGTTGCTTCAAGGATAATCTtgagggttttgggggggggggcgtatCGACTTCCATTTCTTCCCTCGCGTGTCCGCCCCGTCAGCTCTCCAGCCCCGAGACTCAGGCTCTTGCTTTGTTCTTTAGCTGTAGGTTCAGAATCACTGCGGCTCATCTGCGCCTGATTCAACCCCGAGGGCCATTCCCAGCTTTCCTGGAAGCATGGAGTCTCCATCTAGCATTTCCTTCTGCTCTTCCTCcctctcatcttcctcctccccctccggGGCAGACAGTGCCCTCAGTGACTTCGGCTTTCCCTCCGATAGCGAGGGGGAGTACAAGGGGGCTCATCGGCCCAGGTCAGGGGTTGGTTGGAGGAGGGAAAGCCGGCGGCTGGGCCCTCTTAGACATTCCCGACGCCCCCTGAGTGCCAGTGGTCCCCAAGCTGCATCCTGCCTAGAAGAACCTGGCTTGGCTTTTCCCAAGGCTGGTTCAGGAATGAAGAGATCAAGAGACAATGAGGAGACCTGTCCCAACGTTCGGACCTCTTGCACAGAAGGAGATCGGCTCTTTGctcaaaaggtaaaaaaaaaaaaaaaaaaagaaaaaggtggaGGGGAAGAACTGGGAAGACTGGAGACCTGTTATTTTGTACATGTTCTGAAATGGGTTTAGTGATTCTTACAGGGTTGTATAACTGACCCTCTTAGGTCATACATAGctcttggcttttttttaaaatatattgtggCAGGGTAACTTGGAGTCTGCTCAGTCTCTGGATCTTTTTCTCTCTAGTGTAAAGAGCTTCAAGGATTCATTCGCCCCCTCACAGACCTGTTGAATGGGCTGAAAATGGGCCGCTATGAAAGAGGTGATTATCTATCCTTGTCCATCTGTTCCGCTATGTTACTCATTCAGGCTGTATCGTATCTTTGCCAGAAGGGAATTAGGCTAGTGTGGCTCCTTCCTTTTTGTCTCTGGAATAGCTGCCATACCGGAAAGGAACCCTACCCCATCCTAAATTAAGTACTGTTACTTCACTAAAGACCTGGAAGCCTGACTTTCTTAATCCTCTATAGGCTTTGTTATGGAATAGAAGGGccccttttcccattctttattttctttcaagaagCCAGATATTTATTCTCTTCCTGTATCTTCTCTAGCCTGGAGTCTTCAGGCCTTGGTATCTCATTCTATCTCTCATTTACATTTAGGATTAAGCAGTTTTCAACAGAGTGTGGCAATGGACAGGATTCAGCGCATTGTAGGTGTCCTACAGAAGCCTGAGATGGGGTAAGTTgtcctgcttttttttctctgaccCAAATAAAAGTGTGATGTCTCCctaatcttgttttcttttctttctatttctgaaatCTCTTAACTgctctctttaaatttttttttcctttctgcctttGCAGTGAGCGATATCTAGGGACCTTACTACAAGTAGAGGGTATGTTAAAGAATTGGTTTCCTCACATAGCCTCCCAGAGTTCACCTCCAGAGGATAGGAAGACCAGGCTTCTATCCAAGGTGAGAACTTAAAAGCTATAGGATAGGGTGGGAGGATGTTTATGTAGAGTGGGATCCTGTCTTCCTTTTTATATCTGGACCCTTCCTTACTGATGTGCAAGTAGCTCCAGAAAGAGACCTGCTTccttgtctccccccccccccccgccagttTATGGATTGATTTATATTTAACACTGGAAAGTTTTTGGATGTCTAATCTTCTGCTTCCAATTATAACTGCTGATCTTGTCCTTGAGTAGATAGTAGCTAGAAAGGGTCTTTTCCCTAGTCAGGACTCTAGGCAAAAAGATAAGATACTTTTTCCCCCACCAATCTAATTTGGATTTTGAACTGttcagggttttgttttgtttttaaattattaagaTAAGTAAATTTACCTCTGAATTTCTTTAAATGGTATGATTCCataaaatacttcaaaataaGTCTTAGATTGAAGAACTGTAGTTTATCAtactatatgaccttgaacaagtcatcatAACCTTTTTGGggtctctcatttgtaaaatgagggatttggactagGTGTCACCTGAAGTTCCTTCCATATCTAAATGTAGAATCCATATGATCCTACAATTTCTCAAAATATCATATGGGCAAGATGCATCTTTTTATACATTAAGAACTGGAAAAGTGCTTACAGAATGCAGGGTAAAGGGTTTCATTTGGCAGGGGGAGTCAAGGAACCTGGGTTGCCCTTGAGAGGGTTAGGAACTTGGCTTCAGGGTCTCCTCTTGCCTCTTTCCATCTCCATTGAAAAAGGAGCAATTTATGACTTGGTCACTTAATACTCTCTCCTCAATCCTTCCGATTCACAGCCTTTGGCCAGCCACCAGACCTACCCAACTGATCCTTCAGGTGATCTCCGGAGAAAGGAGATAAACCAGAGTCAGCTAAGACATCTGGATCAAGGAAAAGAGAAGTTGCATTCTCAAGAACAAGAATTGTCCCAGCTTCTTCCAGATTGGCCAGCCATGAACTTGACATGGATCCACACATCCCCCATTTGCAATCCACCTCTTAGCTCCCTTGGCTCAGCTACCTTCAGTCCTGGTCTTTTGGGTCCCAGGGCCAGGTTTGGGGTTATCCTCTTCCTTCAGCATGGAGCACAATCTTTTGCACATTCAGCACCCACCACTCCTGTCCCTGATGCTACAGCGTCTCCTGTTGTCTGTGGTGGTCCTAAGAATCTCCCAAAAGAAGGGCCTCGCTGCTACAGTTTGCCGGTTTCTCTAGCATCCACCCCAGTGATTTCAGAATGGAGCCATACCTTATCTTCACCCTGTTTGCCCACTGTGGCCAGAGAGACAACAACTAGAATGGATGAGAAACAGACCCTTCATTTCTGCTGATGTTCCATTCTCCCCATCTCAACTGTAGGACTAGCCTCTcttttatgtgtgtgtttttttatttttttgaagtgtATATGTTTGTGCTGAGGAGATAGAAACCCTCTCTGATTAAAGTAATTTTACACCTGAATTGTTTGTTGCTTTGAGGAGGCAGAACACCCTTGTACCATTCTTTGCTACCCTGTGCAAAGGTGCCTTACTGCCCACACACTACGTGCGCCCGCgcgcgtgcgcacacacacacacacacacacacagacacccacCACCAACGAATCTTTTATACTTAACTGGAAAGTAGAAGCAGAAAAGGTTGTTTAGGTTGAGGTTCTTCTCTCTGTATTACTACTCCCTTCAGTGGCATCTTCTTGGAACAATTCTCAGTTCAATTGTGTGTTTCACAGTTTgattagtttttaattaattctagGACTACAATCCTCATTTTTATTATCCTCCTCTGACCCAGATCAACAGCAGCTTCTACTGTGGGCTGTCCATTTACAGTAGGCTGTTGATGCTTTGGGGTGTATATACTGGAGAGGCAAATCTCATATAATTAATGCCAAGGTAAGGATATAAGAACTTACAGCATCCATAACTGACTGTCAGTTCCCTAAGAGGGAAGAACAATCTTGAATTGTCAGAGCTGAGGTTCCCTCAGGCATGAGCTTTAACTGCTAgatgtgaaaaaaaggaaaggctcCCTATTATTTTGTTCAGTCACGTCCAGCTTTTCTGTGTCCCTATGGATCCTAGCATACACCTGtgttgtccatggggttttcttggcaaagaaactggagtggtttgccatttccttttctaggaaGGATTAAGGcaatcagaggttaaatgacttgcctaggatgaCACTATTGGTGaatgtctgaggcttgatttgaactcaggtcttctgattccaggtccagtactctacccactgagccatctagttaTGTTTCTCAAACGCTTAAAAGCTGAATTGTAGTTATGTACAATTAAACATCTACTTTGTTCATCCTGAGTTTTTGTAAAAGGTTggaccttggggcagctaggtggcacagtagatggagcatcGGCCTTGGGTCAGGAGTgccccagttcaaatctggcctcagaaacttaataattacctagctatgtagccttaggcaagctacttaactcctttgccttgcaaaaaaaaaaaggttggaccTTCTGTTGGAGGTTGTTGCCCTGTGTGAACATTTCTCATAGTAATTCTTCAAGTCTAGAGTAAGAAAAGCACACaaatctttcatttccttctttccttgtcttccctctctttgttgATGACTTTGAGAACTATTTAACTGAAAATCAATGGCAGAATAAGTGTGCTTCATCCTCTCTGAGAATGGTGgcttttttcctattccttcaaCCTTGAGGTACATTGGTCTATCCTCAGTGACTTTCTTGGATTTTTAGTCTTTCATTGAGCAAAAGGGCTCAGGGATTACCTTTCTAGGAAGGCAGGAAGAATGTTGCCCATGTCCCTCTACCCCTTCAGGCAGGCAGTGACCTCATATCTTGAGTtgaaaaggaccttggagatattttttttcaagacagtatggggttaagtgacttgcccaaggtcacacagctaggtaattagtaggtgtctgaagctggatttgaacttgggttctcctgactccaaggtcctgtgctttgcaccatctagctgcccccattagaGATCTTTTAATCAAACCTACttcaatagctttttttaaaaagcatttttttctttatccctgctattccatttcttttaacCACtccttttaattcaattttattttttgagcaCTTCTTGGCATCTATAAAACAGTGACATTTTGGTTTGTCTCCATTCTCAgatctttcttgttttcctttcttgattCCACTCCCTTACTCCAAAAGTGTCATCATCCCAATGCTCTTTCTAGATTACCTCAGATAATCATTTAAACTTTCAACCCTCACCTCTACTCAGATGAATCTCAGATCTTTATCTGACCTTCTTCCTGAATGCTGATACCATATTTCTGACTGCTGAATATTTCTACATGGATATCTTCCCTTCTGAAACTCAAAGTATAAAATTTTTGAACCAGAAGCGACCTTTTAAGTTAGTCTAATTCAACATGGATAtagacttgtccaggtcacatgATGAAATTGGAACTGTAATTTGTCTAGACTTTCAATCCAACCTTTTCTATTGTACAAGTTATAACCTTTTTGTGACATTTGGCATGTgctaccatttattatttttgtatgtgtaAGACTTGTCTGAGCAAAGTCTGTCATATATATTTGTACCTGTAGTAGCTAGCAAAATACACAGCAGAGTAAATGTCCCATAAGTGTTCATTATTTTGATGATCTTGCTTGGAAAAATTGATTTGTATTTGAGACTTGAATTTCTCTGGAGATTCAAAGTTTGAGTATATTCTTTCTGTCTATGGTTACTATTTTCCTATATATATTGAGTTCTCCAGCTTTATTTTCCAGAATTGAAACTGTTCTAGGCTCTGGTAACTTCTGGAATTTCCAGAATTTTCTTTGGTACTGTTAGATGGGCTTATGAGTGTTATCCTCATGCTCAAGCCTGAAGTGGTTTGATCCCTGCAGAATTCTGTTTCTGAGAcctagtttttttttggggggggggaatctaccCAATTGCAGACTAGGAATCCTTGCCTAGATCCTGGTAGGGTCTCCCATCTCTGTCTCCAGTGCATAGCTTCAAGCTTGGCTTGCTTCTTCCTGTTCCCTGAGATAGAAGACCTTTATGAGATAAACACCTAAGCAGCTCCTTTCTCTACTGACCTTTTCTCTATATACAAAAATTTCTGGATGTTTCTTTGTGTGAACCTGAGCTGGCAAAGATGAACTTTACTGTactttctttttggatttttagaaaaatcttttaCGCTacccaaaaatcttttttttaggggttttttttgagcaaggcaatggggttaagtgacttgcccaaggtcacacagctaggtaattattaaatgtctgaggtcaaatttgaactcaggtagtgcTGACTCCAgtgactgcgccacctagctgtctttctgccaaaaaaatcttattttgctATCTAGAGAGACcccttgtatttttaaaagatttggtaTGTGCATTGTATTTTATCTTGGGGGAGGTAATAGTCCTTGTAACTGAGGGGTTGCTTTAGGGAGggaatcttccttttttccctcccttctccccttggCTTAGGGGGGCCCCTCGTGACACAGTAACCCTTAAGGAATATGTAGAGGCTAAGTCtgagggagacagaaagacagagaaaggaggagaaactTGAAAGTTGTGCAAGAACTAGAAGCTCAGATGCAGGGTGGAAAGAAAGCAGCTGTTAGAGCTGGTGATTTGATTCAACATATCCGACTTTGGGGGGAAATGCCGCGGGCAGGCCCGTGGGCACATCACGCTGCAATTTTCGGAAGGGGCACTTTCCTTTGTCCCTGTAGCCCTGGCACACAAATTAGGCGCCAAATAAATACGTGATGGGGTGGGGGCAGGGCAGGCGCCGCTTGTGCTGCTCTCGGGCGCTCTCTGAGGCTGAGGAGGGTGACAGAGGAGGTCCCTGGTCCTGTCATCTCCCGAGAGGGAGGGAGACAAGGGGCCAGAGAGGGCAGCCGCGGGCCAGCAGCCACATTTCAGCTTCGCGCTCTGTCGGCGCGGGCCTTTGAGACGGGGGTACCGGAAGGTTGCCATGGTTCCGCCAGGAGCCAGCGCGCGTGCGCGGCCCCGCCCCCTGCGCTCCCTCCCTCTCGGCGCGCGGCAGCCGCTGCTTTTCTTCCTCCCGCTCctgcgggggggggggaaatCCTCTTATTTCCGTTTCCGGTCGCGACGCAGGCCAGAGGTCAGTCAGTTTTTGAGGGTTGAGGATTTACGTTCCcgggggaggaaaaaaatgaggaggaCGGTGGGGGGGGGGCTCCCCGAGAGACCCTCCTTTTCCTGTTAGAAGAGCGCGCCAGGTCCGGGCAGGAGGGCGGGTTGGTTCCGGGAGCCACGAGCAGAGCTGGCGACCCCACGTGCGCCTTGCCATGCCGTCCCCATGGCAACGCTTCGCATCCCCTCCCGATCCCCTTTACGCTCGAGTTCTTCTAGTCTTGCTGGAGGCCTGGCGTCCCAGGCGCCCGAGCGTTCCTTCGCGCAGGCGCAGGCCTCCCCGCGCCCTAGCCCACCCTCAGGCCCCCCGACTTCTAAGCCCGGATGAACACTGACCGGGTCgcttttccctttctccagctGGCAGGCCTCTCCTCCCCGCCCCGCGCACCCACCCTTCTGCGGCTTCAGCCCAGAACTCCTTTCCTTACAAGGACAACTTTGTGCCACCATTATGGCAAATCACCTGAAGTTCATTGCCAGGACTGTGATGGTGCAGGAAGGGAATGTGGAAGGTGCCTACAGGACCCTGAACAGGTAACTGCTGGGAGGTCAGTAGCTGCTCCCCTGGATTATCTGGAAAGGGTGTGGCAGCAGgatccttttctttgtttccaccACGTGTCTGGATAATTTCTAAACCTGCCATGGCCTTGGTCCTTAAAGAGACTGAGGAAAGAAGTTTCTCCGAGGTTCACCTAGGATGAGTGTTAATTGTTTATGATACAGTCCAATTGGATGTGGAATATCCACGAGGATCTCATAGTGTAATTGGGAAATTAAGACAACTTCATAAAACTGTTTGGGTATGAATGGTCTGGCTTATTTTAGTGAATACTCTGCCTAACTTGGGGTCAGGAAAAGACCATCTTCAGATCTGGCCTCCCGTGCTTACcttcagtgtgaccttgggcaagtagtGTAACCTCTCCAAACTCAAGCAGCTGATCTTATCAATTAGAGATGTGTGATCTGCTTTAGGGAAAGGAGTTCCTATTGACAAGATGGCTTATACAGTTTAACATAACATAAAATGACATATATGCTTTGCAATTCTTACACACCACATGAAGAAATAATCGTATTTCAACATTTATAATTAAGCACCTAGGTGCTTGGGCATACAAAAACAACATCAAATCTAAAAAAGAACTTGGTGATTTTCCACTGAGGAGGATGTAACCTgtaaacataagaaaataaaagtaatttgaaagCATTAATATTTGGGGAGAGTGGAGATGACATCTGAACTGTGCTTTGAAGAAAAGGGGTTCTGAGAAGGATGAGGGGTTGAAATGTATTCTAGATTTGAGGGACCAATTATCCAAAGACAAACTGGAGATAGAATGATGTGTATGGAGAACAACCAGCAGCTCAGTTTTACTAGAGTTATTGAGTATATGTAAAGTAAGACTGCAAAAGCAGATAGAAACCATATTGTAACAGGCTTTAAATGCCAGTCtgaacattttgtattttattcttaagGTTACAGGGAGTCACAGAAGATATTTGCATATGGCACTCACATTGTCAGATCTATGTTTTAGTAATACTAGTTTCTAAATATATGATATTTCTTAGTGCTAAGAGTGATTAATAAAAGGTGAAGTTAGTCATGGATGATGTTATGCCAGGCCCTTCTGGCCCCAACTATCTTCCGAAGTTTGTCCAAGTTCATGTACATTGGTTCCATGACATCATCCATCCCATTCTCTGCTGTCTCCTCCTTTTGCCTTCCATCTTTCTCAACAACAGGGTCTTTTCTAATGAGTCCTATCTTACTTTGTGTCCAGAGTATTTAGCTTCAGCTTCATATTCAGTATTCAGTGACTAGcccaatttaatttctttaagtaagTACTGACTGAGTTgttctccttgctgtccaagtgACCCTCAAAAGTCTTCTCCGGCATAACAATTTGAAAGTGtcaatttgcttttcttatagtccaactctcacagctatacattactactggaaaaaccatagctttgatgAACTGGACCTTTTTCAGCAAGGTGAGGACTCTGCCTTTTAGTATACTGGCCATATTTGTCATAAATTTCCTTTCAGGGGACAGGCATCTTTCAATTTCATGGCTGAAGTTGCTATCTGCAGTGAGCTTTGAGCCCAACATTTCTTCTTCCAGTCAAGAATTGagttcctggggtggctaggtggcacagtggatagaacaccagccctggagtcaggagtacctgagttcaaatccagcctcagacacttaataattacctgtgtggccttgggcaagccacttaaccctattgccttgcaaaaaaaacaaaacgaaagaaaaaaagaattgagttccTAAGATCTTAGTTTATTGATGTTAAATGTCAAGTCAGCTTTTACATTCTCCTCCTTTCACTCTCATCAAGAGACTTAATTCTTCTTTACTTTCTGCAATCACAGtggtatcatctgcatatctgagattattgatatttctcccagcaacCTTAATTCCAGCTTTTGATTGAACCAGCCTGGCATTTTGAATGATGTGctctaaagagaaataaatacgGTAACTATATATAATCTTGTCATTACTTCTTTTCCCATGTGAAATcaatcagttgttccatgttcAGTTCAAATAGCTGTTGTTTTTTGGTTCACATACAGGATTCTCATGAGGCAAGTGAGATGATCTGGTACTTCCTGAGGATATGCCACATTTTGTTGTAattctcactgaaaaaaattttaaaaggagggaattgatataattttttaaaggcaaaaaacTTCATTTGTGATGAAGAGGAATGATGTCTAAGAGTCAAGTTTATTATCAAATTAGATGTGAGTTTCATTTTGAAAGCTCATTCATTGGCTTCCTGTACACTTCTTTACTTACCTGACAGcctccttttcagtttcttttgcgGGCTCATCATTCATCATTGAGGCTCTGTTGGggatcctttttttcattttaaatctctCCCTTGGTGATCTTCTGAACTTCTGTGGTTTTAATTTATCATCTATACAGATGATTTCCAAATTTGTACATCCAGAATTCATCTTCTGAACTCCAAgcttaatactttttttaaattttattgaaatttattttttttacaatttattttatttttattcaaagtaacaaatttttattatagaAGTGGTCATATAAACATTATGAAGGACCATTACAATTACATGGTGCATTTAAATTGTATAAATTAGAAACATCATTTATGCACTAGTAGAAGGGGAATATTACCACTTGtaagtttgggttttttcccctcaagtaaaatgaaaattactaGACTAAAAGATTATTGATGACTCTTGGGAATCAAGAAAACTGGATCCAAATTCCAGTTCTGTCCTTAACCATCAATAGATGCTAGTCATTTATACTAGTTATTTCATTCCTTTGGCCTCATTCTCAGCTGTAAAAGGGAGGATGGACTAAGGACAATAGAGTGCAGAGGTTCTTGGGGCAGAGGGCCTCATTCACAGACTTTACTGCTAAGTCACAGCTTCCTCCCTCATACAACAGGCTAGTTGGACTCAGTGATTGAGCATGGAGGTTTCTTTCAGCACGAGATCTATGATTCTACTTTATAGTCTTTGTCCAGTGTTCTGTGGAAAACTCTGATCACGTGTCCTTTTGGCTTTGTTCTGTTTATATGAAGACTGTTGTCTTGAAAAAGTTGTGACCAGAACCATTCTTTCCATGCATCCACATTGGCCTAAAAATCTAGTCTCTACTTCTTTCTGCCTCTTTCCCATGGGGTTCCT is drawn from Macrotis lagotis isolate mMagLag1 chromosome 5, bilby.v1.9.chrom.fasta, whole genome shotgun sequence and contains these coding sequences:
- the CIART gene encoding circadian-associated transcriptional repressor isoform X2 — protein: MKRSRDNEETCPNVRTSCTEGDRLFAQKCKELQGFIRPLTDLLNGLKMGRYERGLSSFQQSVAMDRIQRIVGVLQKPEMGERYLGTLLQVEGMLKNWFPHIASQSSPPEDRKTRLLSKPLASHQTYPTDPSGDLRRKEINQSQLRHLDQGKEKLHSQEQELSQLLPDWPAMNLTWIHTSPICNPPLSSLGSATFSPGLLGPRARFGVILFLQHGAQSFAHSAPTTPVPDATASPVVCGGPKNLPKEGPRCYSLPVSLASTPVISEWSHTLSSPCLPTVARETTTRMDEKQTLHFC
- the CIART gene encoding circadian-associated transcriptional repressor isoform X1, with protein sequence MESPSSISFCSSSLSSSSSPSGADSALSDFGFPSDSEGEYKGAHRPRSGVGWRRESRRLGPLRHSRRPLSASGPQAASCLEEPGLAFPKAGSGMKRSRDNEETCPNVRTSCTEGDRLFAQKCKELQGFIRPLTDLLNGLKMGRYERGLSSFQQSVAMDRIQRIVGVLQKPEMGERYLGTLLQVEGMLKNWFPHIASQSSPPEDRKTRLLSKPLASHQTYPTDPSGDLRRKEINQSQLRHLDQGKEKLHSQEQELSQLLPDWPAMNLTWIHTSPICNPPLSSLGSATFSPGLLGPRARFGVILFLQHGAQSFAHSAPTTPVPDATASPVVCGGPKNLPKEGPRCYSLPVSLASTPVISEWSHTLSSPCLPTVARETTTRMDEKQTLHFC